In the Rubrivivax gelatinosus IL144 genome, TGGCCGTCCTCAAGCCGGGTCATCTGCTCGAACATGCGGCGCCAGGTCGCCGGGCTGGCGAAGGGCAGCAGCCCTTCGAAGATCAGCACCAGCGCCAGGGCGCCGAGCAGCAGGTCGGACACGTCGGTGCCGAACCGCTCACTTGCCCTTGCCGGCCGGTGTGCCCGGCCCGCCGTTGCGCATCGCGCGGAAGAACTCCGAGTTCGGGTCCAGCACCATCACGTCGCTCTTGGAGCGGAAGGCGGCGCGGTAGGCCTCGAGGCTGCGGTAGAACTGGGCGAACTGCGGGTCGCGGCCGAAGGCCTCGGCGTACAGCGAGGACGCCTTGGCGTCGCCCT is a window encoding:
- a CDS encoding DUF2065 domain-containing protein — translated: MSDLLLGALALVLIFEGLLPFASPATWRRMFEQMTRLEDGQIRFLGLGCISVGLVLLALWH